The DNA region AAGAAGTAACCGATATGAAGCGTTCCGTCGATGGGGAAGTCATAAGCTCCACATTTGACGAACCTGCCGATCGCCACATTCATGTGGCGGAAATGGTGCTGGAGAAATCCAAGCGCCTGGTTGAATTCGGACACGATGTTGTGATTCTGCTCGACAGCTTAACGCGTCTGGCCAGAGCCAACAACACGGTCGTTCCTCACAGTGGCAAAATCCTCTCAGGTGGTGTGGATGCCCATGCATTGCAGTGGCCCAAGCGGTTTTTTGGTGCGGCCCGGAATATTGAAGAAGGCGGGAGCCTGACCATTATTGCCACGGCACTTATTGATACCGGAAGCCGAATGGATGAAGTCATTTTTGAAGAGTTTAAGGGTACGGGCAATATGGAATTGGTCCTGAGCCGCGATCTGGCCGATCGGCGTATTTTCCCGGCAATTGATATCAATCGTTCGGGAACACGTAAAGAAGAACTCTTGCTGTCCGATTGGGAATTGAACCGCGTGTGGATTTTGCGCAAATTCCTGAGCGAATTTACCGCGGTCGAAGCCATGGAATTTTTGCTCCAGAGAATGAGCCGTACCAAAACAAACAAGGAGTTCCTGGAATCCATGAGCGGCTAATTCTGCAATAGAATGGTTTCTTGAGGAGATGCCCGGCACTTCCGGAACACCGGGCATTTAAAAATGCGGAATACATGTTGGTCTGCGGGATTTTCTGAGCCTTTTTGAAATATTACTTGCAATTGGAAGAAAAATATATTAAATTTGTTGTCTTAATAAAGATCTAAATTAGGCATTGATAGAGAAGGAGGGTCACCCTTGAAAGCTGGTATTCATCCTAAATATCATGTTGTAACGGTAAAGTGTGCGTGCGGAAATACCTTTCAAACCCGCTCTACCATAAATAAAGATGAAATTAAGGTTGATATTTGTTCTGTTTGTCACCCGTTTTTCTCAGGAAAACAAAAGTTAGTTGATACAGCCGGACGTGTTGAGAAATTTTATCGAAAATACAAGTTACAACGAGAAGCTGATTCTGATAAAAATTAGCTTTACAACCAGACATTATTGCAGGACGGAATACGATGCTTTTGGCATGTATTCCGTTTTTTTGTGTTTTTCAAAACGAGGTAACCGTGAAAGAAAATAAGGACTTACTCCCAGTGGGTGGGCAGGCTGTCATTGAGGGGGTCATGATGCGTTCGCCCCATTCCGTTTCGGTAGCTGTCAGAAAACCAAACGGAAAAATCCTTGTGCGCAGTGAGCCCTATACATCGTGGACAGCTCGAAACAAGTTTTGGGGACTGCCGATTATCCGGGGTGGCATTGTCTTGATTGAATCTCTTTATTGGGGAATCAAGACCCTTACATTTTCTGGAGACGTGGCCATGGAAGAGGAAGACGCTAAAAAGGGCAAAAAGAAAAACGGACAGAAGAAATCAGGCATGTCAGCCTTTCGTACAGCGCTTCTTCTGGTGGTTTCGCTTCTTTTGGGATTGCTTGTATTCTTTTATGCGCCCTTGATGCTCACAGATGCTCTGGGCATTCGTTCGGGAATCTGGTTTAATCTGACCGACGGGGGTATTCGCCTGCTGTTCTTCCTCGGTTACCTGATGCTTATTGCATGGATGAAGGACATCCGCCGTATTTTTGAATACCACGGAGCGGAACACAAAAGCATCTTTACCTATGAAAATGGACTGCCCCTGACCGTTGAAAATACAAAATCCTTTACAACCCATCACCCACGGTGCGGAACCAGTTTTCTGCTGATTGTTATGCTGGTAAGTATCCTTGTTTTTATGTTCCTGGGTCGTCCGGACACGATAATCGACCGCTTCATCCGCCTGCTTTTTGTTCCGGTTATCGGCGGGATCTCGTATGAGCTTATTCGTCTGTCCGGAAAGGGTTACAAGAACAGAATCGGCGCTGCTTTGGTTGCTCCCGGACTGTGGCTTCAACGGATTACAACAAAAGAACCTGATGGGTCACAATTGGAAGTGGCCTTTGCTGCATTGAAGGCGGCGCTGGAGCCCAATGAGTCTAAAAAGGAATACATTCTGGAAGGTGGCTCTTTATGATTGAAAAGATAAAATCGATTATGGATCGTTTTGATGAAATTGGCAAGGAACTTTCTGAGCCGGATGTCGTTTCGGATATGAAAAAATATCAGGCGCTAAACAAGGAATATCGCAATCTTCAGCCCATTGTTGAAAAATATGCGGCCTACAAAAAGATCGCAGAACAGATAGAGGACGATCAGGAAATCCTGAAAAATTCAAATGATGAAGACCTCCTGGAGATTGCTCGGGCTGAAATCGATGAACTGGAAGAACAAAAGGCCGTTCTTGAGGAAGAGATCAAACGCCTCTTAATTCCAAAGGACCCGATGGACGAGAAAAACGTCATCGTGGAGATCCGTGCGGGAACCGGCGGTGAAGAAGCAGGGCTTTTCGCGGGCGATTTATTTCGGATGTACTCCCGTTACGCGGAACGAAAAGGCTGGAAACTGGAAATTATGGATTCCCATCCTCAGGAAATCGGAGGATTTAAGGAAATTATTTTTTCCATTTCAGGCGATGATGTGTACAGCCGGATGAAATACGAGGGGGGAGTTCACCGCGTACAGCGCGTTCCGGCTACAGAAGCCAGCGGCCGCGTGCACACATCGGCGGCATCGGTGGCCGTTTTGCCGGAAGCAGAGGATGTGGATATCGCCATCGACCCAAGGGAAATCCGGGTGGACGTGTTTCGTTCCTCCGGCCCCGGCGGGCAAAGCGTTAACACTACGGATTCGGCCGTGCGGATTACGCATATTCCCACAGGACTGGTGGTCTCGTGTCAGGATGAAAAATCACAGCATAAAAATAAGGCAAAAGCTCTGAAAATCCTGCGGTCGCGTTTACTGGCCAAAAAGCAGGAAGAAGAAACAGCCAAAGTAACGGAGCAGCGGCGGGCGATGGTTAGCACGGGTGATCGCAGTGCCAAGATTCGTACCTATAATTTCCCGCAAAATCGGCTGACCGATCACCGGATCGGACTGACACTTTATAAGTTGGATCAAATTCTGGACGGAAATCTGGATGAGGTTATCGAACCCCTTCAAATTGCCGACCAGACGGAAAAACTGAAGAAGGCGGGATAAATAAAGAATGAATTTTACTAACAAATTTGAAATTACCAAAATAATCTTTACTTTTTAAGAAGAAAATAATATTTTATTATGTTAACAAATTTACTTTAAAAAAGGTCTAATTTACTGATTTTACAAATTGATTTTAAAAATCAACGCAGCGCCATTTGTATTTTTTTGTCTTTAAAGTAAATTCAAAAAAAATAGGGGAATAGGAATTAAACATTTTTTTATCGGAGAGTACGACGAACACAGGCGAGCTAAATTCTGAGAAAATGAATGGAAATCGTTATCAAGCCCTGAAGAAGTGGCGAGTGATCGATTTAATTCAATGGACAACGCAGTTTTTTGAAAAGAAAAGCATCCCGGATGCACGACTCAATGCGGAGCGTTTGCTCAGCCGGGTATTGGGTCTGAATCGGGTTCAACTCTATCTTCAGTTTGAAAATATTCTGACACAAGACCAGCTGGACAGTTTTCGCGAATCGGTTAAACGACGGCTTAACAACGAACCCCTGCAATATATTTTGGGGGAAACGGAATTTATGTCACTTCCGTTCAAGCTAAGTCCCTCTGTTTTAATTCCCCGACCAGATACGGAAATCCTTGTAGAACAAGTACTTGAGAATACACCTCAAAACATGGAAATCACCATTCTGGATATTGGAACGGGGTCGGGGAATATTGCGGTTAGTTTGGCACATTATCTCCCCCAAAGCCGGATAGTGGCCGTAGACATCTCCCAAGAGGCGATTGACGTAGCCAGAGAAAATGCAGAGCTTAATCGGGTGAACGATCGGATTCGGTTTATTCGGGAGGATGTGTTTGACGGTTCTTTTATTATGAAGCTTGGGAATCGGTTTGACAGAGTCGTTTCAAATCCTCCGTATATTTCCGAAACGGAGTTTTATACGTTGCCTGAGGAAGTCCGAAATTTTGAACCCCATATTGCACTTCGGGATGGCGCTGATGGACTGACGTTTCATCGAAGGATTTCTCAGGTGGCCGCTGAAATGCTGACTCCGGGAGGTAAGGTGTTTCTGGAGGTCGGCCAGGGACAGTGGGAAAAGGTTTTGGAAATCCTGGAACAAGATGGGTTTCAGAATGTATATGTAACAAAAGATCTTGCAGGGATTGATCGCGTGTTGGTTGGTGAAAAGAAATTTGACTAAGATGGAGGACGGTATGAATCCG from Calditrichota bacterium includes:
- the rpmE gene encoding 50S ribosomal protein L31, which codes for MKAGIHPKYHVVTVKCACGNTFQTRSTINKDEIKVDICSVCHPFFSGKQKLVDTAGRVEKFYRKYKLQREADSDKN
- a CDS encoding DUF1385 domain-containing protein; this encodes MLLACIPFFCVFQNEVTVKENKDLLPVGGQAVIEGVMMRSPHSVSVAVRKPNGKILVRSEPYTSWTARNKFWGLPIIRGGIVLIESLYWGIKTLTFSGDVAMEEEDAKKGKKKNGQKKSGMSAFRTALLLVVSLLLGLLVFFYAPLMLTDALGIRSGIWFNLTDGGIRLLFFLGYLMLIAWMKDIRRIFEYHGAEHKSIFTYENGLPLTVENTKSFTTHHPRCGTSFLLIVMLVSILVFMFLGRPDTIIDRFIRLLFVPVIGGISYELIRLSGKGYKNRIGAALVAPGLWLQRITTKEPDGSQLEVAFAALKAALEPNESKKEYILEGGSL
- the prmC gene encoding peptide chain release factor N(5)-glutamine methyltransferase, giving the protein MNGNRYQALKKWRVIDLIQWTTQFFEKKSIPDARLNAERLLSRVLGLNRVQLYLQFENILTQDQLDSFRESVKRRLNNEPLQYILGETEFMSLPFKLSPSVLIPRPDTEILVEQVLENTPQNMEITILDIGTGSGNIAVSLAHYLPQSRIVAVDISQEAIDVARENAELNRVNDRIRFIREDVFDGSFIMKLGNRFDRVVSNPPYISETEFYTLPEEVRNFEPHIALRDGADGLTFHRRISQVAAEMLTPGGKVFLEVGQGQWEKVLEILEQDGFQNVYVTKDLAGIDRVLVGEKKFD
- the prfA gene encoding peptide chain release factor 1 yields the protein MIEKIKSIMDRFDEIGKELSEPDVVSDMKKYQALNKEYRNLQPIVEKYAAYKKIAEQIEDDQEILKNSNDEDLLEIARAEIDELEEQKAVLEEEIKRLLIPKDPMDEKNVIVEIRAGTGGEEAGLFAGDLFRMYSRYAERKGWKLEIMDSHPQEIGGFKEIIFSISGDDVYSRMKYEGGVHRVQRVPATEASGRVHTSAASVAVLPEAEDVDIAIDPREIRVDVFRSSGPGGQSVNTTDSAVRITHIPTGLVVSCQDEKSQHKNKAKALKILRSRLLAKKQEEETAKVTEQRRAMVSTGDRSAKIRTYNFPQNRLTDHRIGLTLYKLDQILDGNLDEVIEPLQIADQTEKLKKAG